In Hoplias malabaricus isolate fHopMal1 chromosome 18, fHopMal1.hap1, whole genome shotgun sequence, the genomic window AATCGGCATGTACTGTATTCAGTACAGTGTATTATGTGTTGTGCTTAATATTTTGTGTGGTTTTGATCTGTGatctgtgtttctttttctctgggGTAGAGTGGAGAGGAAAGAGCGAGCTCGTCTGAAGACAGTAAAATTCAACGCTAAGCCTGGCAGTACTGACTCTAAAGGGGTGAGCACTAAACACTCTGTTAATCTACCAGTCCTGTTCAAAGAGGTGACGATTCGTCATTGCCAATGCGCAGTTGTCAGTCCTGACAAACTTTATGACATCAAGAATCTAGTATAAGGAAAAAGCCACTGAGTGACATCTAATTTGACATGTCACTTTAGATTTAGTCGTTCTACTTCATCCAGTCTATCTAGTTTAAAATCAGTCCTCCTCTGCCATCTTGCATTACTTTTCCAGCGTTTAACTGATGGCTGGTTATCCACTCAAGcaaacagacatacacacacactcattctctgcTTGAGATTTGCAGCACACACTACTTGCAGGAGCACAGCAGCAGCACTCACaactgaaaatatttaaacctaaacttttttttattttctttcattataTCCATGAGATTTTCTGAAATAATCGAACTGTACGCAtagaaataaattaacaaaaatggATAATCTAGCACTGGCCATGTGCAGTCAAGACTGCAGTACTGATTACATGCTGAAAGCATTTCCAGCCTGATTTTAGATCCCTGTTATGTTAAAAAGTATCCATAGCAACAGCTTAGCCAGgcccctccatctctctcttggATTCTTAAACTGCCTCTGTTCATCACTAGCAGCCGTAGTGATGCTGGTGTGGGCAGAGATTATAATATTGGCACTGAGGAATCAATTCAGGGTTTTAATAGCATGAAATGCCAGTTGGAAACTATGTACATAACTTGTTCTACATTTGTAAGACTGTCAGTGTTGAAAATTGTGTTTCAAATTATGCTGTGAATATCatttggttgttgttgtttttgtaaagGCTTTgaaagtgaatgtgtatgtgtaggTTTACTGCCATCAAGATTCAAACACACAGTTTGTATACAGTATAGGATTAAGCAGAAATTTTGTCTGGCCTACATTTAACACACTTAAGCAGATGCGGATGTGCATGAACAGCAACACATACTTCAGCCTAATAGACTCAAAGGTGAAGCCTCACATGTCTAACACTAACACCTGCCCGGATCAGCTCCATACTCCTTATTTAATTTCTATTAGTAAATGAGGTAAACCTTTACTGAAGAACCGTGTTCATAAGAGTATATGAAATCTGTGTCTTTCACGACCGCTGACATAAAtgcatataatattttaaaaaccttAACTTATTACACTTGCTGACATGATTTGACATGAAAAAACTGACCCTTTCTGTCAGTTATatctgtatatatgtatatctaGGTTTATGTCAACTGTTGTGACAGGCTTAAGTAGCTGTCATGTAAACTTGTGAATACTGACCTTCAAAAAAGTGTTACTGAGAATATTATTCAAATCCCTTTTGTAGCTTGCCTATTTCTTAATGTCGCTAGATAAAGTTACACTGCACTTGTACTGTAGCCCATCCCAACATATCAGCTGTGCGGTTTATTTTGTTGTCATTCAGTCTGCTGCCGTGTTGAGTCCCAAAGCCTCTCAGCTTCCTGCATGCCCAAGTTTTTATATTAGACTTGTTCTTGTGTGTTATCTGAATATCTCAGCATGGCTTTACTCCCCACTGCTGCATGGCTGGAAACAAGCTTCAGGCGTCTTCTGTTTTCCGTTTAAAATGTTCTGCATTTGatcatgttgtttttatttccgTCCATTTGACTTGTCTTTGAAATCCGCCAGGGCAGAGGTGGTGTGGACTGCAGCAATAGTGGTGACAACTTTCAATTTAGTGAGATATTCTAAACATTGCCATTTTTACAATGAAAATAATAGAATGAAAATTTGTGTCACACTACAATATTAAAGCCTGCTTACAAGCAGGATGTATTCTTGCTCCAACTGATAGTCATTTACTAATATCTGTATTTTCTGCGTGCACATAAAGTATAGCACTTACAATGTACTCAGTAAACACAGCTAGCGTTTTTAATTTGATAGTAGACTTTATGGGAAACTGTCTTAAATACAAACATCTGAAatgatttaaagtgaaggaaTGGCTATTAAAGGGCCTCCAAAGTTGGCTACTGTCACATTTATGAGTATATGGAATGGAATGCTCCATTCATACATGCAAATTTTCATAGCAACTATTGCAACATTAATCAATGGTTACTGAATATAGCCTGGTTTGAGATTGATAACTGAAGTCTGGATTATGTCATTGTAGCTAAATGACTGGTTGGTATGACTAATTTTTCGTCATGCTAAGACAATGTGATATTACATATGCatgcaaaataaacataatttgaAATGACAAAACCCCACATTAAGACACAATTTGTCATTAGCTTAAATGGGATTTTGATACAATTCTAATAGCCCAGTGACTGCAGCTGCTAACGACTGTAATTTAGAactaaaatatgtatatttcatGTGAATTCCAATTCAGGTATCTGAGCAGGCTGTAGGTATTTGGTGTGTTTTGCTGTAGCTGCTTTCTCTCCCACCTCTCCCTGAGCAATGTTGTTCTGTCAGCATGTGCGTGTGTGATGGCATCTCGAGCCACCTGTCTGCCCCatgctctctctcccacacagtCATTCAGTGACAAACGTAGAAAGAACTTCATCTTTTCACGAAAGTTCCCTTTCTACAAGAACAAGGAGCTGGACGAGCAGGACGGCAGTGACTCGGAACGTGAGTAGCTGTGCACTCATTCGCACATTCTCATACTTCCTAAGGTCGACACACACACCTTGGGTAGGACTGACAGTATAGGAGTATGTAGGGAACTCCAGGGATGCCAGTGTGTGCTCTGTTCTTCGCCCTTCCTCTAATTTGCTGCTACGgctattcttctctctctctctatctctctctctcgctctctctgtctctgtctctctctctctctttctctctatgctctctctgtttctctccctcgctctatcgctctctctctttctctctgattcCCCCTCACTCCATTTCTGTGGACGGCTGTCTGGTGTAGGACATCTCTGGAATAGGGGACGACGGGTATGGGACAAAGACCCTGAGTAAGTCTCTGCAGGAATGGTCCCGCTTTTGACACCTCCCCCTTTCCCCCACAGAATACTTTTTTGCGTGTTCTTTTTCTGTTGTGTAACACCTGCAAGTCTCTAGAGATGGTTGGCATGGAGATTTGTGGTCCATGACTGAATTATTGTTTCAATCCCAATACTATCCTGTATATTAACTTCCCTCAGTCTTTGATGGCACTGCATGACAATGACCCAGCACTCGCATTTTCTGGAAATCTGCTTCTTCATATTGTCATTTGTTACAAAGACGTTCTGCCTTGGAGAAAGCTAATATTACGTACTGTTGCTGTGTGATCTTCAACCCCTTTAAACTgcagaatatatatttattacttgCAATATTAATGGcatgtttaattttttgtaTTACTTCATTATTCACTTAAACCTGGACAGAAATTGTTGCTAAAGGTAGGCTGAATAATGTGTTCATCCTTTATGCCAAAACAGTGTCGTTTACATTAATAACCATtttcatattgaaatataatagcatttaattttcataaataataaagaattgCTTTTGTATGTGCTTCATAATATTCTATAAATGATGTCATCAAAATagtgtaattttctgttaaaattTCTACATCATTCAATCTTTGAGAGTAAACAACCACATCTCAGGGATGATAGGCACCTACAGCACAAATATAGTCATTTTAATTGTTatctaaaataaaattgaaCTTGCATGTCTCATTTTTCTAATATGCAATGTAGATAATagtaaaagataaaaaaaatattccttGCATGTACCACTCCACCATGAATGGATTTATTACACTTTTGACCAAAACCTTCCCAAAACTCATAAAATACTGTGTAAGAAAGCGCAAAATTTCATGTTACAGCATTATGTGATATAGACTTCTCATTCCTATCACCGCCACTGGGAATGATTATGCTTTGATAATGTTCTCTACAAATGGGGTTTCATATCATCCAAGAAGTTTGTTTATAAAActtgtaattatagaactatgGAAAGATCTGTGGAATTTCTATTAAAAACACATAGCCTGTTAAGTCAGTGTCACCATCATATCATACGATGTCCTCAAATTCTTTTGTCCTGAAACAAGACAAAAATGAGCATCATCTTTCCATCCTCCAGCTTCCTATAAAAGCTGCTATGCCTCAGCTTCCTGCTCGCACCGTGTTCTGGCAGTATTAATAGAACTGCACAGTTTTCACGTCTGGGGCACACAGGATGGGGCCATTAAAAAAGTTCTGCACTTTTCAGTCTTGTGAGTGTTTTATTGAGCGAACTTGGAGTCCAAAGGGAGACATTTTGGGTTTCAATAAGTTACTTTGTTCATGTCACAAAATCAGATATTGTTTTTCTGTAGCTCATAACTCAAAATGCCATGTGTGAGGCAGAAATAAAGTCATCCTAAAAGCTTTTGGTTTTTGTATGTGAAAATATTCTTGGCGGAATGCTCTTTCATTGCAGGCTGAAAGGGAAGGGAATAGCAGGTGCTGAATGATTGGGTGTGTGGGCTCTGGGCACTCGGGTTTACTGTCAGAATCTATCTCAAATTTCTCTGAGGCTAGTTTGCCTCTAGCTGTGAGGCAGACGGAAGTGGAGAGACAGTAAAGATGGCAGGAAGCAGAATAGAGTGACAGGCACTAGGGATATTGAGCATAGGTTTAGAAACACTAGGTGTGCTCCAATGTGAAATTGGTGGCTGGTTAACTCTAATACTTTGAATTTATATAACATTTGTTTTGATTTATGTTACCAGCCATAAAGTGTATAGGCATAAAAGATTATTAGATATTAGATTTAAGATACTTTTGGTTTTCTTTGTATATTTGAAGAAGTTTACACTTTAATCCTATTATATGTTGTGATAACGGTGAGAAAagttaaatggttaaattgtCGGTTAAATTACCAAACATTTGATAAAATATAGGGAAACTTTACAAGCAATTGGTAAAAAATTTATGGTGCACCTCTCATTTTGATATATCCTTCCTTGTCACTGCTTTTATAGTAccttcctttaaaatgatatcCAGCTAGAGGCCTCTGTCTGAAGAGACCACAGTCTCCACAGAAACCTACAGTGCTTTTCCTGAGACAGAGTAAAAACcacaaacacagaccaaaacacacttttttaaaaGGTGTCTGTCTTTTTGTGCCCAAATAGTTAGTTaacattatcatttttattacttttctaTTAGACTAAGTGTTTGCAGCTAGTGTATACACGTTATGTAACATATTACAtaacatatattataataataatgataataataataataataagaaacaattatttgtcatactacaatgtacaacaaaatgtgtcttctgcattaaacccatctgtggcagtgaacacacacacacacacactagtgcactaggggctgtgaacacacacccagagcaccAGGCAGccatgccttgctcaagggtactTCAGCCATGGGTGTTCCTGCCGGTCCTGCGGATCGATCCAACAACCTTCTGTGGCCAAGCCTGGTTCTCTAACCATTTCAGTCTGCTTTGTGTTTATGAGTGTCCAGACCACCCCAGAAATTAAACTGCTCTGAACCAGTGCCCTTATAATCAGATGAAGAAATCTGATTAGTATCCTTGCTGTAGGCAGACCTCTGAAGTCACTTTCTTTGCTGATTATGTAACAGTCCTGTTTTTCATTATATTCCACCAAAGCTTTTTGTTCACCCCTGTAATCTACACAATGATTTCTAACCCAGTCCTGGTGCTACTTTCATattgtccttgtccttgagcatGTAGCAATTTTAAACCCGCAGTAACCTTTTGACAGACCTAGTGAACTGCACTTCACAGAATGTAAATACTCTTTAAAAAGGCACTTTTCTCATGTGTCACATGTGCACATATGTTTTTATACCTTATCAGGACTGTACTGTCAAAAAGCCACCTTGGCCTTAATTATTGCTTCTAGCCTTCTAGCCAAGAAAAGATCAATTTACCTGGATATatttctttcttatttctgtctTAGAAATTGAATTTTAGATACTAGGAGCAGTCCAGAGCAGTCTCTTAGTcctctttttaaatttttgtccTATGCTTTCAAGATAACTACAATACAGGGTGTATTGTATatgcacctgaaactacagatactggaagcctgtgctagcatttctcctaaagttatgttaaaaccaagtacaccattgtttttcttgtgaaattcccaataagtttgaccttgaaaagtttcccccctcccatatactaatgtgccacaaacaggaagttaatataaccaaccattcccattttattaaggtgtatccatataaatgtccCACCCTGTATTTTTAGACTCATAGCAttgagttgtcttctcacaATTGAAGAATGAATCGACCCCCTGAATGGTTTTCACAATTATTGCAGGAATAGAGTTAGAACTGCCTCctgtctctcaaagatgaaaatTTAAATGTGGTTTATCTGATATGACAGTTTGTGTGGTCAACCAAGGTTTTCACAGTGGTTAAGACCTTGTTTCTGTAATGTCTCTTACCCAGTCTTACCCAGTTTTTTTAAGTACCTTTTTTAACTGCAATTTTGTAAACATtctttatttcacttatttccCTTTGACTTCCCTCTTCTCAATATGAACACACCTTCTTATGTTTAAATGAATGGCTGTTATCATTTGAAATGGACCAAATGAATGATTTTCACCTTTTTCTATCtgttctttatattttatagatATCTACCTTTGTGTTTAAGGGTTCTGGAAAATCTGGAAATCTAACACAAATGTTTTTCAGAGTAACAAAAGAAATCATTTGACATTTTATATGACTTACAAAGACAAATTACAAAGACtggattgttttgtttatgctGATCTTGAAATTTTGCACTATATTTCTGTGCTTTTCTTACAAAATCAAGATACTTTTGTCTGCAAaatgcacattcacacactctatGGCTAATGAAAGCAGAGTTTatgctcagtgtgtgtttgtgtttgtctgtaggAAGCCAGGAGGACCTGATCTTGTCCTATGAGCCTGTGATTCGACAAGAAAGTAAGCAATGGCCCTCATTCACCTGCAGTGAAAAATATACCACTCTTTACACAGCAGTTCTTTTTACAAGTGCTGGCGTGGAaagatgaaaaatgtttttcactTGTGGCTTAATGGCCTATGATTTCTCACTCACCACAGCCTTGTTCTTCTTTTTCGTTACAACACAGTTAATTATGCCAGGCCTGTTATTATCCTGGGGCCAATGAAGGACAGGATCAATGACGACCTCATCTCTGAATTCCCTGACAAGTTCGGCTCATGTGTGCCACGTAAGAACGCAGAGCAATTTCACCcaaaatattgtgtgtgtgtgtgtgtgtgcgagagagaaagagagagagagagagtatgattGGACAAATTATACCAAAACTTTGTTTTTCAAAAGCCTAGTCTTTCAGTAGAACTGCTGTTTACTAGACTTGGTTCAATAGTGTATGCCTGTTTGTTGATGGTACTATTGATAAGATGGTGCCACTCAGCATGTGGCTGAGATGTGTGGGTGCATGTTTCCTGTTCTTACTGATGTGGTCCCTTTTCTACTGATTTACACTTATACTGTGCAACTGCTGCTCTTGTCTCATTTTGACCTTATTTTATTGAAGTCTTTGAAGCTCTCATTTTAAGGCCTGCTTATATGCTACAGTAACAGTGTGGTGCTTTTATGGATCAATCaatgtatttttctgtttctaaCAGCACTGCCCTTTTACCTATTTAACGTTTAGTGGTCGATGGACTGTGCTGTTCATCAATAGATCATCTTACAGATTTAGTTGACTCATTTCCTGGTTTCAGTTTGTATTTGAGGTTTTTGTTCACCCTTCTTtccgtttttgtgtgtgtgtatatgtgtgtgtgtgtcttaattatattttaatccactgcatgaatttgttttaatttaatcaTTGTTGTCCATTTTTAAAATCTTCTAAAAAGCGGATAACAGTTCAGGGCAAAAGGGTAAGTCAGAAAAGATGTCATCAATAAACAGGATGTTTATTGATGTGTATGTAGTGTAGGTTTTAACACCTTTCGTGCACCAATAGTTCTCATGCAGATGTGTAAACATTGATCTCTCCTCTAGCAATAATGTGGAACTAGTTAGTTAGTTACCCAcagtgaccaaaaaaaaaaatcccactaAAGCTGGAATAAACAAATAGTGCCCACAGATTTAGTAAAAATGACTATAGAAGATAAATGTTTCTTTAGTGACTGAGTACTGACTCCATGCTGAAATTTGTCCTTGATGACATTGGATAAATCTGTGTAATATTTTACGTTTTATGTTTCTTTTATGAAAAAATGTTTactttaaagtgtatttaaaacaaaacttttttACTTGTATAATATAGACACCACAAGAGCAAAGCGGGATTATGAGGTGGATGGGCGAGATTATCACTTTGTCACCTCGCGAGAACAGATGGAGAAGGACATTCAAGAGCACAAGTTCATCGAAGCCGGACAGTACAATGACAACTTGTATGGGACCAGCGTCCAGTCAGTCAAATACGTGGCTGAGAGGGTCAGTAGAAAGGAGAGAATAGAAGTGATTCAAACATACAATAAAGGAATATATAATATTCTTTCAATAttatgacatttttttaagagGTGTCTGAGCTGGCTGATGGAGGTGGTGGAAGTTGAAATTATATTATTGGTTACTATATATTGTTTCGATCTTTGTGTTGGTGACACAAGCAGGGTTCTAACCAACACAGATGTCTGTTAGCTGACATGGCAGATTTGTTCAGTTGACAGATGGACAGTTCGACTTTAAGTGTGTTAAACTGCCCAGTAGTGTTACATAAGCAACAGTTTAAAAGCGGTCACTGGTTTCTCTTcctgtgcatgtgtatgtgagGGTTGAAGACTTAGCTATCAGGTGGATTTGGTAATGACTAATAGGAGAGAAAACCGAGATGAATAAAAACTGCTTTTCCGTGACCGGAAAATAGAATCATTATTTTTCAGAACATTTGATGCACTCTGTTTCCAATAATATGTAGAGACTACTTTAAAAGAGTAAATCCAGTTACTTTAAGgagcacccattgtggacattGTGCACTGACAACTTTTAGAATCTtcatgaaaagcatgaaatgagatTTAGGTATAGCAGATAAACTTACGTTTGTGTGATATCCCTTTgtctttggaatgagttggagtgaggTCTGtaatccagaattaatcatgAAACATCTGCACCTAATCTTAACATTTTTAAGACTGATTTTTTAACTTAAAGGGGTCTATTTTGATTTTGGGGTTGACCTTGATGCTCAATGTAATTGTGAcaaagcttttattttgtttgtttgctttttcagGGGAAGCACTGCATACTTGATGTATCTGGAAATGCCATAAAACGACTACAAGTAGCACAACTTTACCCGATTGCCATCTTTATAAAGCCTAGATCCATTGAATCATTAATGTAAGCTCACTTGTGACTAGCTTGTGTTTTTGTAGCATGCGAATCTGATTGTGCTCATGCTCTGAGCTCACTGGACTCTTATTACTTGCAGGGAGATGAATAAGAGGTTGACGGAGGAACAGGCCAAGAAGACGTTCGACCGTGCCATGAAGCTTGAGCAGGAGTTTGGAGAGTATTTCACAGGTAGCTGAAAAAAACACCTGACTAAAATGTTCCAACAGACAAACTGCACTTGTCTGCCTTCCAGGCTGCTGAAGAACACCTCATCTGCATGGACTAGTTTTCTGTTAACATATGCATGGCCTCAGGCGTCAGGCATATCAACCATTTATACTCTGTATTGACTGACAGCTGAAGCAGCAATCCACTGGACTCCTGCTATAGACCCACATGGCTACTGCTACAGCAGCACACTCATAAATTATGGATTTGTGCAAATTCACCTACAATTAGGCCATCTATAGTCAAGCACTGCAGCCAATGATTAATGAGTTTGCTAAGCTTGGAAGGCAGGTGTGCATTCAGCAGCAGAGATAACAAGGAAGACTGTTGCTTAGAAACACTGTTTAGTCCTGAATGTCCTAATGAAAGGAGAATGTCTTTTTAATAGAAGGATTTTGTGTTAATTAAAACCCAAGTATAAATTATGGATTTCATTAATACAGTCTATTAATCTTCAAAATCCCACTTAAGAGGTACAAAGTTGGTAATCCCATGGTTTTTTCCCTTTAATTACATAACCACAACCTTTAAAGACATAATAATATGCGGCCGACTAAATTCAAGTGTTTAATGGACCATTAAGACCTCGAAGTGAACATTACACAACCATTTTGTTATCTCTGGCAGAAGATGGTTAATAAAAGCAAGTACAATTTTCACAGGAGCAGTTTAATGAAACTCTTGggtttttttgtctttctttatattcattctttattcatgtatttcttctttttgttttctttttccctgTTTTCCTCATAGCGCTGGTGCAAGCAGACACATTGGAGGACATTTACACTCAATGTAAGATGGTGATAGAAGAGCAGTCTGGACCTTATATCTGGATTCCATCCAAAGAGAAGCTATAAGGGACACATTTCCCTGCCGGGGACCTTGgactaaaaagaaagaaaaaacaaaaaacaaaaaaacacataggCATAATTTGTTACATATGATAAATTATTATGCTAATGTTTATTGTTGATATAGTGaagattattttgtttgtttgtttctgttttatttttgttattttttcacTTTCACTATGAATGTTCCTGAATGTACACCACAAAGTGTTGGAAACATTTTTGGCctcgaaaaaaaaaagtttgtataTTTGTTAGTAGTATTCTGAGTTAAGAAGAATTTCATCAACTACATTAAGACAAACAATGGCtattttttattcacatttcatttttgGCTGGAATCTGAAAGTGAAGAACAGTGTGCAGGTCAGGACAGCATGTGATGGATGATTTGTACAGCACCGCCTCAGCATCCCAGAAGAGATCTTCATAATGATGATATCAGCTTTTTCTGCCTGGTGACCGGCTGCTGTCCTGCAGGTCTgcgtctgtctctttctctctccctccctctctctctatcaacAGAGCTCCACATCTCGCCCACTCCAGATCTATGCACTCCCCTGGCCCCTCACTCTTCATTTCTGTCCTTACTTTCACATCACTTTAGTacttactttttatttttttgtctttaccATTCACTTTATTTCAACATCTCCATGAAGATTTCtaattttaaagtgttaaattGTACATGTAGCCAAGTTTCCAAATGGAACTTTCTGAAAAAATCAACAGATGCTTTAAATAGTGTAAACTGTAAAAGGGATACAACTAGGTATAGGAAATATGACActatattttgttaattataTTGATAGAGGGCACAACAGCacagaaatatttataaagataatgtataaatttgtttaaaaaagggaacttttgaggaaaaaaaaaaactaacaaattTTACTGATTAGTGTTGTGGTAGATTTAGTGTTTGTTGGTGGGGATGTTGTTAATGTGGCCCTTGGGTTTTCAGAAAgggaatgcatgtgtgtgtgtttgtatgtgtgtgctggGTGGATACTCTGTGGTGACCAATATGTTTGTCACTTCCAAAACCTGAGCCAGAATCAAAGTGTGGATCCCAGAACTCTAGATTTTAGTGATTCTGGATTTCCTGCTTCTGTGATGTATTGAATGAAtcaaacacttttgagtatcCATTTGACTACTTATCGTAGTGGAACATTAACAGcattatataaacataacaGAACATACGCTAGTGGTGCGTGGTTAGATGGCAGAGCCTACTCAAACAACCATCTTCTGCAAAGAAATCAAATCTAAACCCAAACCAGCAGGAGCTTCAAAACGGCTGTGCAACATGTTTACACTCAACCATGTCAACTAACGTTTTAGGTTTCCCCTTGACATACACATAAACTACGCATGTATACATTCAGTAAATATGTGTATAAAATATCTGATTTAATCTAGACACACATTAACTCTGTATTATGTTTACACGTATAGTAGATGAGTATTTCCTAAAGTCAAAACCTTGCCAGGAATTGGCTGGTATTTGTAGAAACTAAAACAAGTTACAATAACATTTGCAAAGCAGGAAATGTCACCATTGAAAAGAGTTCTGTTTATGTTTTGGTCACcacttacatttttttacatttgacaACGTCCTATTTTTGTGGATGCCATTCTAAGTGGGTGACAGGAAG contains:
- the dlg2 gene encoding disks large homolog 2 isoform X16, encoding MMNHSMSSGSGSLRTNQKRSLYVRALFDYERSKDSGLPSQGLSFHYGDILHVINASDDEWWQARRVTPEGDSEEMGVIPSKRRVERKERARLKTVKFNAKPGSTDSKGSFSDKRRKNFIFSRKFPFYKNKELDEQDGSDSERSQEDLILSYEPVIRQEINYARPVIILGPMKDRINDDLISEFPDKFGSCVPHTTRAKRDYEVDGRDYHFVTSREQMEKDIQEHKFIEAGQYNDNLYGTSVQSVKYVAERGKHCILDVSGNAIKRLQVAQLYPIAIFIKPRSIESLMEMNKRLTEEQAKKTFDRAMKLEQEFGEYFTALVQADTLEDIYTQCKMVIEEQSGPYIWIPSKEKL